One Gordonia sp. SID5947 genomic region harbors:
- the fadD32 gene encoding long-chain-fatty-acid--AMP ligase FadD32, with amino-acid sequence MLNTEFEQFLDENGQLHFTEDATLVDYVERNVRDKADTLAYRFIDYSRERDGEAQDLTWAQFGKRLRAVAARLQQVTKPGDRVAILAPQSLEYVIGFFSALYASNVAVPLFSPDEPGHTDRLHAVLGDCKPTAILTSTKSAEAVRDFFKPLPAKERPRVIAVDAVPDSVGSSWVAPVAGKDHNKDTVAYLQYTSGSTRVPAGVEITYQAVAANVLQIYDTIEIDRNARGVTWLPMFHDMGLLTVILPALGGRYITIMSPQAFVRRPGRWIKELAAASDGAETYAAAPNFAFEHAAVRGLPKDGESLDLSNVIGLINGSEPVTVSSMKKFNDAFEPYGLPKTAIKPCYGMAEATLFVSATQRENEAKIIYVDREELNAGQFKVVDQHSPNAVAQVSCGQVAVSQWAAIVDSDTATEQQDGHVGEIWLSGLNIGAGYWNKPEETAETFHNKVANPLAEGSHTEGAPADAIWMRTGDYGVWLDGELYITGRVKDLVIVDGRNHYPQDLEYSAQESSTSLRPGFVAAFAVPSNQLPPVVFEQSTSGLKFDADDASEQLVIVAERGPGKRHDPQEIADTVRAAIASRHGVMARDILLVPAGSIPRTSSGKIARRATRAAYIDGSLRGGYKQTAFPDAE; translated from the coding sequence ATGTTGAACACAGAATTCGAGCAGTTCCTCGATGAGAACGGCCAGCTGCATTTCACCGAGGACGCCACCCTCGTCGACTATGTCGAGCGCAATGTGCGCGACAAGGCCGACACCCTCGCCTACCGCTTCATCGACTACAGCCGCGAGCGTGACGGTGAGGCGCAGGACCTGACGTGGGCGCAGTTCGGTAAGCGTCTGCGGGCAGTGGCGGCGCGACTGCAGCAGGTCACCAAGCCCGGTGACCGTGTCGCGATCCTGGCGCCCCAGTCGCTCGAGTACGTGATCGGCTTCTTCTCCGCGCTCTACGCGAGCAACGTCGCGGTCCCGCTCTTCTCGCCGGACGAGCCCGGACACACCGATCGTCTGCACGCGGTCCTCGGTGACTGCAAGCCCACCGCGATCCTGACCTCCACGAAATCCGCCGAGGCCGTGCGCGACTTCTTCAAGCCGCTGCCCGCCAAAGAACGCCCCCGCGTCATCGCCGTGGACGCCGTTCCGGACTCGGTCGGGTCGAGCTGGGTGGCCCCGGTCGCCGGCAAGGACCACAACAAGGACACCGTCGCCTACCTGCAGTACACGTCGGGATCCACGCGTGTGCCCGCGGGCGTCGAGATCACCTACCAGGCCGTCGCCGCGAACGTGCTGCAGATCTACGACACGATCGAGATCGACCGCAACGCCCGTGGCGTCACGTGGCTGCCGATGTTCCACGACATGGGTCTGCTCACGGTGATCCTGCCCGCGCTCGGTGGCCGCTACATCACGATCATGAGCCCACAGGCCTTCGTTCGCCGGCCCGGTCGATGGATCAAGGAACTCGCCGCCGCAAGCGACGGCGCGGAGACCTACGCCGCCGCGCCGAACTTCGCCTTCGAGCACGCAGCCGTCCGCGGCCTGCCGAAGGATGGCGAGAGCCTGGACCTGTCCAACGTCATCGGCCTGATCAACGGCTCGGAGCCGGTCACGGTCAGCTCGATGAAGAAGTTCAACGACGCCTTCGAGCCGTACGGGCTGCCCAAGACAGCCATCAAGCCCTGCTACGGGATGGCCGAGGCGACCCTCTTCGTCTCCGCGACTCAGCGCGAGAACGAGGCCAAGATCATCTACGTCGACCGTGAGGAGCTCAATGCGGGGCAGTTCAAGGTCGTCGACCAACACTCACCGAACGCTGTCGCGCAGGTCTCCTGCGGCCAGGTGGCGGTCAGCCAGTGGGCTGCGATCGTGGATTCCGACACAGCGACCGAGCAGCAGGACGGCCACGTCGGCGAGATCTGGCTGAGCGGCCTCAACATCGGAGCCGGTTACTGGAACAAGCCCGAGGAGACCGCGGAGACCTTCCACAACAAGGTCGCCAATCCGCTTGCCGAGGGCAGCCACACCGAGGGCGCCCCCGCGGATGCCATCTGGATGCGTACCGGCGACTATGGCGTCTGGCTCGACGGCGAGCTCTACATCACCGGCCGCGTCAAGGACCTGGTGATTGTCGACGGCCGCAATCACTATCCTCAGGACCTCGAGTACAGCGCACAGGAGTCCAGCACGAGCCTGCGGCCGGGTTTCGTCGCGGCCTTCGCCGTGCCGTCGAATCAGCTCCCCCCGGTGGTGTTCGAGCAGTCCACGAGCGGTCTCAAGTTCGACGCCGACGACGCGTCCGAGCAACTGGTGATCGTCGCCGAGCGTGGGCCCGGCAAGAGGCACGATCCGCAGGAGATCGCCGACACGGTCCGCGCCGCCATCGCGTCGCGCCATGGCGTGATGGCGCGCGACATCTTGCTCGTCCCGGCCGGATCGATCCCGCGGACCTCGAGCGGCAAGATCGCCCGCCGCGCCACCCGCGCGGCCTACATCGACGGCAGTCTCCGTGGCGGCTACAAGCAGACCGCGTTCCCTGACGCCGAGTAG
- a CDS encoding LLM class F420-dependent oxidoreductase: protein MSEPGNLRKFRFGAGGEGNKDEGGARKFVKLAQTAEEYGYDTFAIPDHLGNQVGPIAALGALTQATSTIRLGTSVLANGWRHPALLAKEATTIDVLSKGRLELGIGAGWMKEEFDKAGIEFESPGVRIRRLDEALTVLDGLMRGETVNFEGEFYQINGLEGSPRPRQGPRPPIAVGGGGPKMLALAAKHADIISVAPSTTPDGKMKLSDMTIEKTAERVDRIREAAGERFDDIELNWTIAVIVITDDREATAEMALKALEQGYPPNIERDTEFTVEDVLHSPYLAMGTFEEIADQIREVRRRTSMSYVGVFPTQMDAFAPVIQLLKGE from the coding sequence ATGAGCGAACCCGGGAACCTTCGAAAGTTCCGGTTCGGCGCCGGCGGCGAAGGCAACAAGGACGAGGGCGGCGCGCGCAAGTTCGTGAAGCTCGCGCAAACGGCCGAAGAGTACGGCTATGACACGTTCGCCATCCCGGACCACCTCGGCAACCAGGTCGGTCCCATCGCAGCGCTCGGCGCGCTGACCCAGGCGACCAGCACCATCCGGCTCGGTACATCCGTGTTGGCCAACGGTTGGCGGCACCCGGCGTTGCTGGCCAAGGAGGCCACCACCATCGACGTGCTGTCGAAGGGGCGGCTGGAACTCGGCATCGGCGCCGGCTGGATGAAGGAAGAGTTCGACAAGGCGGGTATCGAGTTCGAGTCGCCCGGCGTGCGGATCCGTCGCCTCGACGAGGCGCTCACCGTCCTCGACGGTCTGATGCGCGGCGAGACCGTGAACTTCGAGGGCGAGTTCTATCAGATCAACGGGCTGGAGGGCAGCCCGCGACCGCGCCAGGGGCCGCGTCCGCCGATCGCCGTCGGCGGGGGTGGGCCCAAGATGCTGGCACTGGCCGCCAAGCACGCCGACATCATCTCGGTGGCGCCGAGCACCACGCCGGACGGCAAGATGAAGCTCTCGGACATGACGATCGAGAAGACCGCCGAGCGGGTCGACCGGATCCGTGAGGCCGCGGGTGAGCGCTTCGACGACATCGAACTGAACTGGACGATCGCGGTCATCGTCATCACCGACGACCGCGAGGCGACGGCGGAGATGGCCCTGAAAGCCCTCGAGCAGGGCTATCCGCCCAACATCGAGCGCGACACCGAGTTCACCGTCGAGGACGTGCTGCACTCCCCGTATCTGGCCATGGGTACCTTCGAGGAGATCGCGGACCAGATCCGGGAGGTTCGACGACGGACGTCGATGTCCTACGTCGGGGTCTTCCCGACTCAGATGGATGCGTTCGCGCCGGTGATCCAGCTTCTCAAGGGAGAGTAA
- a CDS encoding DUF732 domain-containing protein, whose translation MPQSFPGPDGQKVNAKGQAYLAALKTQKVTFMGDTDNSVALTMAEYVCNERRKGTDPVTVKAFVTASVGPGTKTVAEANSKADKVIKAADEHYC comes from the coding sequence GTGCCGCAGAGCTTCCCCGGGCCGGACGGGCAGAAAGTGAACGCAAAGGGCCAGGCCTATCTCGCCGCCCTGAAGACGCAGAAGGTCACGTTCATGGGCGACACCGACAACTCGGTCGCCCTGACGATGGCCGAATATGTCTGCAACGAGCGTCGCAAGGGCACCGATCCGGTCACGGTGAAGGCTTTCGTGACGGCATCGGTCGGACCGGGCACCAAGACCGTGGCAGAGGCCAACTCCAAGGCCGACAAGGTGATCAAAGCCGCTGACGAGCATTACTGCTGA
- a CDS encoding alpha/beta hydrolase-fold protein, translated as MVIARWTSAGVASAAAVVLIAGAVVTPASAEPAAPPAPAAPAAPAAPPAPAQPRGAAPAAPPAPRAQPPAPQAQPAAPAPMAAQPVGEVKVTKTYWYSDRRVALWVHSPAMNTDIQVQLLLARDWWAKPKQTFPQLVTLDGLRAQEDQSGWIINTDIEDFYRDKNVNVVLPIGGESSFYTDWKEGDKGKLYRWETFLQKELPPVLEGQWRSSDVRGIQGLSMGGSAAMMLAARNPGYYKYAASFSGILQMTSYGMPQAIQFALRDGGGYDSMKMFGPPSDPAWKEHDPYLLADKLRGTSLYVSSGNGLVGPHDKPSDIPMLATNYSGVGLEILSRVTSQQFAIKLNQLGIPGQAVYRPSGTHTWPYWQFEMEQSWPQASAALGLGGDRPVCKVGFRKAYDANRKSLGECLTPVYAVPGGKAQDFRGGRIISGPKGPKVVGGGIGGAYVGAGGPGGKLGLPTSDELPTRDGKGRFNTFEHGKIVWTAKDGARVTK; from the coding sequence ATGGTGATCGCCCGGTGGACGTCGGCAGGCGTGGCGAGCGCCGCCGCGGTGGTGCTCATCGCAGGGGCTGTGGTGACCCCCGCGAGCGCCGAACCCGCCGCTCCGCCGGCACCCGCCGCCCCTGCGGCTCCGGCCGCTCCGCCCGCTCCGGCTCAGCCCCGCGGGGCCGCCCCGGCTGCCCCGCCCGCCCCGCGGGCTCAACCGCCCGCCCCGCAGGCGCAGCCGGCCGCACCCGCGCCGATGGCCGCTCAGCCGGTCGGCGAGGTCAAGGTCACCAAGACCTACTGGTACTCCGACCGGCGCGTGGCGCTGTGGGTGCATTCGCCTGCGATGAACACCGACATCCAGGTCCAGCTGCTGTTGGCCCGTGACTGGTGGGCCAAGCCCAAGCAGACCTTTCCGCAGTTGGTGACCCTCGACGGCCTGCGTGCCCAGGAGGATCAGAGCGGTTGGATCATCAACACCGACATCGAGGACTTCTACCGCGACAAGAATGTCAACGTGGTGCTCCCGATCGGTGGCGAGTCCAGTTTCTACACGGACTGGAAAGAGGGCGACAAGGGCAAGCTCTACCGCTGGGAGACCTTCCTGCAGAAGGAACTCCCGCCCGTTCTGGAAGGCCAGTGGCGATCCAGTGACGTGCGCGGCATCCAGGGCCTGTCGATGGGTGGTTCCGCCGCGATGATGCTCGCAGCACGCAATCCGGGCTACTACAAATACGCGGCGTCGTTCTCCGGCATCCTGCAGATGACCTCGTACGGCATGCCGCAGGCGATCCAGTTCGCGCTCCGTGACGGTGGCGGCTACGACTCGATGAAGATGTTCGGACCGCCGAGTGACCCGGCCTGGAAGGAACACGATCCCTACCTGCTCGCCGACAAACTGCGCGGGACGAGTCTCTACGTGTCGTCGGGCAACGGCCTGGTCGGCCCGCACGACAAGCCCTCCGACATCCCGATGCTGGCCACCAACTACTCCGGGGTCGGGCTGGAGATCCTGAGTCGGGTCACCTCCCAGCAGTTCGCCATCAAGCTGAACCAGCTCGGCATCCCCGGACAGGCCGTGTACCGGCCGTCGGGCACGCACACCTGGCCCTACTGGCAGTTCGAGATGGAGCAGTCGTGGCCGCAGGCCTCCGCCGCACTGGGACTGGGCGGCGATCGTCCGGTCTGCAAGGTCGGGTTCCGCAAGGCCTACGACGCCAACCGGAAGTCGCTGGGCGAATGCCTGACCCCCGTCTACGCCGTGCCCGGCGGCAAGGCGCAGGACTTCCGCGGCGGCCGCATCATCAGCGGGCCGAAGGGCCCGAAGGTGGTCGGTGGCGGCATCGGCGGTGCCTACGTCGGCGCCGGGGGTCCCGGTGGCAAGCTCGGCCTGCCGACCAGTGACGAGCTTCCCACCCGTGACGGCAAGGGCCGGTTCAACACCTTCGAGCACGGCAAGATCGTGTGGACCGCCAAGGACGGCGCTCGGGTCACCAAGTGA
- a CDS encoding alpha/beta hydrolase-fold protein: MREGAAKPRMAGRTNNRFVAVFVAMATVIGLAGVIGGAGQADARIGGTSVGREQFFVNGCGMPNVKVRAWKRPGNYKTVILLDGMRAQYDYSGWEINSNVQEMVRSGVNVVEPIGGPASFYSDWDAPSNFNGQKYTYKWNCVITNTLIRALDARGYRVGAGRKYAIAGLSMGGNAALVIGAQNRRNFDRAASLSGYNFLNAPGMRSALRLAMLDVDPKPWNIDSMWGPPWSPRWIDNDPFMNINRMHGMKIFVGSGNGLFGQYNALPNVFDDLFKGSTLEVLAFTQAKAFEAAAALQGLPVMTYDANGTHAWGYWQDMLWNAKNRGFFR, encoded by the coding sequence ATGCGCGAAGGTGCTGCCAAACCGCGAATGGCCGGTCGGACGAATAATCGTTTCGTCGCCGTGTTCGTCGCGATGGCGACAGTGATCGGACTCGCCGGAGTAATCGGGGGAGCGGGCCAGGCGGACGCCCGGATCGGTGGGACGTCGGTCGGACGTGAGCAGTTCTTCGTGAACGGCTGCGGCATGCCGAATGTGAAGGTCCGTGCCTGGAAGCGTCCGGGCAACTACAAGACCGTCATCCTGCTCGACGGCATGCGTGCCCAGTACGACTACAGCGGCTGGGAGATCAACAGCAACGTCCAGGAGATGGTGCGCTCCGGCGTCAACGTCGTCGAGCCCATCGGTGGCCCGGCGAGCTTCTACTCGGACTGGGATGCGCCCAGCAATTTCAACGGCCAGAAGTACACGTACAAGTGGAACTGCGTCATCACCAACACCTTGATCCGCGCCCTCGACGCGCGCGGTTACCGCGTCGGTGCCGGCCGCAAGTACGCCATCGCCGGTCTGTCGATGGGCGGTAACGCGGCGCTCGTGATCGGCGCGCAGAACCGTCGCAACTTCGACCGCGCGGCATCGCTGTCGGGATACAACTTCCTGAACGCGCCGGGCATGCGCAGCGCGCTGCGTCTCGCGATGCTGGACGTCGACCCGAAGCCGTGGAACATCGACAGCATGTGGGGCCCGCCGTGGAGCCCGCGCTGGATCGACAACGACCCGTTCATGAACATCAACCGGATGCACGGCATGAAGATCTTCGTCGGCTCGGGCAACGGCTTGTTCGGTCAGTACAACGCCCTTCCGAACGTCTTCGACGATCTCTTCAAGGGTTCGACGCTCGAGGTGCTGGCGTTCACCCAGGCCAAGGCCTTCGAGGCGGCGGCCGCCCTGCAGGGACTGCCAGTCATGACGTACGACGCCAACGGCACCCACGCGTGGGGCTACTGGCAGGACATGTTGTGGAACGCCAAGAACCGAGGCTTCTTCCGCTGA
- a CDS encoding decaprenyl-phosphate phosphoribosyltransferase produces the protein MSEEPIEHEPVLGPPKNLATGLIKAVRPRQWVKNVLVLAAPLAAGSVGDGDVLGPVAIAFVAFCLAASCIYLVNDAKDVESDRNHPTKRFRPIAAGVVPVPLAYGLAAVLFIASLGIAFIANWQTAMVIAIYLGIQFGYCFGWKNQPVIDICIVSSGFLLRAIAGGVAAEIELSQWFLLVMAFGSLFMAAGKRYAELQLAERTGAKIRKALQYYTTTYLRFVWTLSATAVVVFYGLWAFDKNSGHDTNVAYAISMVPFTIAILRYAVDIDGGQAGEPEEIALGDRVLQLLAVAWLVCVGVAVYAVS, from the coding sequence GCGAAGAGCCGATCGAGCACGAACCGGTGCTGGGACCCCCGAAGAATCTGGCGACCGGTCTGATCAAGGCCGTTCGGCCGCGACAATGGGTCAAGAACGTCCTCGTCCTCGCGGCGCCACTGGCCGCGGGCAGCGTCGGCGACGGCGATGTGCTCGGCCCGGTGGCGATCGCGTTTGTCGCGTTCTGCCTCGCCGCGTCGTGCATCTATCTGGTGAACGACGCCAAGGATGTCGAATCCGATCGCAATCACCCGACGAAACGGTTCCGGCCGATTGCCGCCGGCGTGGTGCCGGTGCCGCTCGCGTACGGCCTCGCCGCGGTGTTGTTCATCGCTTCGCTCGGGATCGCCTTCATCGCCAACTGGCAGACCGCGATGGTCATCGCGATCTATCTCGGCATCCAGTTCGGATATTGCTTCGGGTGGAAGAACCAGCCCGTCATCGACATCTGCATCGTGTCGTCGGGATTCCTGCTGCGCGCGATCGCCGGTGGTGTCGCCGCCGAGATCGAACTCTCGCAGTGGTTCCTGCTCGTGATGGCCTTCGGTTCGCTGTTCATGGCGGCGGGCAAGCGCTATGCGGAACTCCAGCTCGCCGAACGGACCGGCGCCAAGATCCGCAAGGCACTGCAGTACTACACGACCACGTACCTGCGATTCGTCTGGACACTGTCGGCGACAGCAGTCGTCGTGTTCTACGGACTGTGGGCATTCGACAAGAATTCCGGGCACGACACCAACGTCGCCTACGCCATCTCGATGGTCCCGTTCACCATCGCCATCCTGCGCTACGCCGTGGACATCGACGGTGGCCAAGCGGGTGAACCCGAGGAGATCGCGCTCGGGGACCGCGTCCTGCAGTTGCTGGCCGTCGCCTGGTTAGTATGCGTGGGTGTCGCGGTCTATGCAGTCTCCTGA